In Paraburkholderia sp. PGU19, a single window of DNA contains:
- a CDS encoding MBL fold metallo-hydrolase, which produces MKPLVEAFFDRTTCTVTYVVHAGDGSACAVIDSVLDYDPKAGRTSTQSADKVVKFVLARGLRVEWLLETHAHAGHLSAAQYLKTRLGGRIAIGESIRAVQGVFKRVFNLSAHVPADGQQFDHLFAAGETFQIGELSARAIHAPGHTPADVAYQIGDAVFVGDTMFMPDVGSARCDFPGGDAHTLYRSARKLLSLPEETRLYMCHDYPPQSRQPQWQTTVAEQRKRNIHLHDGNSEDAFVAMRTARDRTLDMPALILPAVQVNIRAGSLPEPEDNGTRYLKIPLGVL; this is translated from the coding sequence ATGAAGCCACTGGTAGAAGCGTTCTTTGACCGGACCACCTGTACAGTTACCTATGTCGTTCACGCAGGCGATGGCTCAGCGTGTGCCGTGATCGATTCGGTGCTTGACTACGACCCGAAGGCCGGCCGCACCTCGACTCAATCGGCCGACAAGGTTGTCAAATTTGTGCTGGCGCGCGGGCTGCGTGTTGAATGGCTGCTGGAAACGCATGCCCACGCGGGCCATCTGTCGGCCGCGCAATATCTGAAGACACGATTGGGAGGAAGGATTGCCATCGGGGAGAGCATTCGCGCAGTGCAAGGTGTATTCAAGCGCGTCTTTAACCTGAGTGCGCACGTGCCGGCCGACGGTCAGCAGTTCGATCATCTGTTTGCTGCCGGCGAGACGTTCCAGATCGGCGAGCTGAGTGCGCGTGCAATACATGCACCAGGGCATACGCCAGCTGACGTGGCGTACCAGATCGGAGACGCGGTTTTTGTCGGCGACACGATGTTCATGCCGGACGTAGGTAGCGCACGGTGCGATTTTCCGGGTGGTGACGCGCATACGCTTTATCGCTCAGCACGCAAACTGCTGTCGCTACCTGAAGAGACGCGGCTTTATATGTGTCACGACTACCCGCCGCAGTCGCGTCAACCACAATGGCAAACCACAGTGGCTGAACAGCGAAAGCGCAATATCCATCTACATGACGGCAATTCGGAAGATGCGTTCGTCGCGATGCGTACAGCACGCGACCGGACCCTTGATATGCCTGCGCTCATTCTTCCGGCTGTCCAGGTCAACATTCGTGCAGGCTCATTGCCTGAACCGGAAGACAACGGCACGCGTTATCTGAAAATTCCACTCGGTGTGTTGTAG
- a CDS encoding IS110 family transposase, with protein sequence MKYSGIDLHSNNAVVAVIDDQDRVLYCKRLANDLSSIIAVLAPFHEDLQGVVVESTYNWYWLVDGLMAAGFAVHLANTSAIKQYEGLKYAGDERDAVFLAHIFRLGLLPEGYIYPSEERGLRDLARKRMQLVQQSTLNTLSIENILARQLNLRLNAQQVRHLDSTAVNALCLPPHTECALMANLTVLRTLQAQIHAIETVLHRTVKLRPEFAILKTAPGIGDTLATTIMLETGTISRFASVGHFSSYCRCVESKRISNGKKKGEGNAKNGNKYLSWAFIEAAAIAMRSCPQAKRFYERKRARRMPVLAMKALAHKLARAAFYMLRDGKPFEVKKCFG encoded by the coding sequence ATGAAGTATAGCGGCATCGATCTGCACTCGAACAACGCCGTAGTCGCCGTGATCGACGATCAGGACCGGGTGCTTTACTGCAAGCGACTGGCTAACGACCTGTCATCAATCATCGCGGTCCTCGCGCCATTCCACGAGGACCTGCAAGGGGTCGTGGTGGAATCAACCTATAACTGGTACTGGCTCGTCGATGGCCTGATGGCCGCCGGCTTTGCCGTGCATCTCGCAAATACCTCTGCCATCAAACAGTACGAGGGCCTGAAGTATGCCGGCGACGAACGCGATGCCGTGTTTCTCGCGCACATCTTCCGCCTTGGGCTATTGCCAGAAGGGTACATCTACCCATCAGAGGAGCGAGGCTTGCGTGATCTCGCCCGCAAGCGCATGCAGCTCGTGCAGCAAAGCACGCTCAACACGCTCAGTATCGAGAACATCCTGGCCCGACAGTTGAACCTGCGACTCAACGCACAACAGGTTCGCCACCTCGATAGTACCGCCGTGAACGCACTTTGTTTGCCGCCGCATACCGAGTGTGCGTTGATGGCGAACCTCACGGTCCTGCGCACGCTGCAGGCCCAGATCCACGCAATCGAAACCGTTCTACATCGCACTGTCAAACTGCGGCCCGAGTTCGCGATCCTCAAGACCGCGCCAGGCATCGGTGACACCCTTGCGACTACCATCATGCTGGAAACGGGCACAATTTCCCGCTTCGCCAGTGTTGGCCACTTCAGCTCCTACTGCCGGTGCGTCGAGAGCAAGCGGATCTCGAACGGCAAGAAGAAGGGTGAAGGCAACGCAAAGAACGGCAACAAGTATCTCTCGTGGGCTTTCATCGAGGCTGCCGCCATCGCAATGCGCAGCTGTCCGCAGGCCAAACGCTTCTATGAGCGCAAAAGAGCCCGGCGCATGCCTGTCTTGGCCATGAAGGCGCTCGCGCACAAGCTCGCGCGTGCCGCGTTCTACATGCTACGTGACGGCAAACCCTTTGAGGTCA
- a CDS encoding DUF1289 domain-containing protein, protein MAVKSPCIDVCALDGNSGLCIGCFRTRDEIRGWKTMTGHRHHQILNEKSRRQAKVAREAQIAKVES, encoded by the coding sequence ATGGCAGTCAAATCGCCTTGCATCGATGTATGCGCGCTCGATGGCAATTCCGGACTTTGCATCGGCTGCTTTCGGACACGAGACGAAATCCGAGGCTGGAAGACGATGACGGGCCACCGGCATCATCAGATTCTTAACGAGAAGTCCCGGCGACAGGCAAAGGTAGCACGTGAGGCGCAGATCGCTAAGGTGGAAAGCTGA
- a CDS encoding YeeE/YedE family protein gives MSIDLAHFTPLPSLAGGLLIGLAATLLVLGNGRIAGISGILGGLLDTTSSDLAWRAAFVLGLFAAPWMFRLFTALPAITVASSPPVLVVAGLVVGIGTRYASGCTSGHGVCGLSRGSVRSLAATATFMAVGFFTVFATRHLLGL, from the coding sequence ATGAGCATCGACCTCGCCCACTTCACGCCACTTCCCTCGCTCGCTGGCGGTTTGCTGATCGGTCTCGCGGCAACGCTGCTTGTGCTCGGGAACGGTCGTATTGCCGGCATCAGCGGGATTCTTGGCGGTCTGCTCGACACAACATCCAGCGATCTTGCGTGGCGCGCCGCATTCGTGCTTGGACTCTTTGCCGCGCCATGGATGTTCAGGCTCTTCACTGCACTACCCGCTATTACTGTCGCGTCATCGCCACCTGTGCTCGTTGTAGCCGGCCTGGTCGTCGGCATCGGCACCCGCTACGCATCCGGTTGCACCAGCGGTCACGGCGTATGTGGTCTCTCACGCGGTTCGGTCCGCTCGCTTGCCGCCACCGCGACGTTCATGGCAGTGGGCTTTTTCACCGTTTTCGCTACCCGCCATCTGCTGGGGCTTTGA
- a CDS encoding IS5 family transposase produces MGPKTPVTEGDFFRQPLREQINLRHPLVRLADLINWNRLGMAMSESFVSRKGRPATSPRLVAGLLYLQHAFDLSDEEVVWQWVENPYWQVFTGETYLQTEPPIDPSSLTRWRKRLGEAGVEELLAETIDAAKRAGVIKAASVKRVIVDTTVMQKAVAHPTDSRLLERCREHLVKAAARHGLKLRQNYNREAPHLARQIGRYAHAKQYKRMKKVLRTLRSRVGRVMRDVERQIDAVSEGSRGVLQELIDRTKRILSQKTKDKTKLYALHAPEVECLAKGKARTPYEFGVKVSITTTHREGLVVGMRSMPGNPYDGHTLAEALEQAAILSDVTPEIAVVDRGYKGVDIEGVKIYHPGLRRGITRGLRAMIRRRSAIEPAIGHMKTDGKLDRNWLKGVLGDAMHAVLCGAGHNLRMILRKLKVFYALILAASLTTLVRIMPGA; encoded by the coding sequence ATGGGTCCGAAGACGCCTGTGACAGAGGGAGATTTCTTCCGGCAGCCGCTGCGCGAGCAGATCAATCTGAGACATCCGCTGGTGCGGCTGGCTGACCTGATCAACTGGAATCGGCTGGGCATGGCGATGAGCGAGAGCTTCGTGTCGCGCAAGGGACGCCCGGCAACATCACCCAGGCTAGTCGCCGGTCTGCTGTATCTGCAGCACGCATTTGACCTGTCCGACGAAGAAGTCGTCTGGCAATGGGTTGAGAACCCGTATTGGCAGGTGTTCACCGGCGAGACGTATTTGCAGACCGAACCGCCGATCGATCCGTCGAGCCTGACGCGCTGGCGCAAGCGGCTGGGCGAGGCTGGTGTTGAAGAGTTGCTGGCCGAAACGATCGACGCAGCCAAACGGGCCGGCGTGATCAAGGCCGCGAGCGTCAAGCGCGTGATCGTTGACACAACTGTCATGCAGAAAGCGGTTGCCCATCCGACCGATTCGCGGTTGCTTGAGCGGTGTCGCGAACATCTGGTAAAGGCTGCAGCACGGCACGGCCTGAAACTGAGGCAGAACTACAACCGCGAGGCGCCGCACCTGGCGCGTCAGATAGGCCGCTATGCCCATGCCAAGCAGTACAAACGCATGAAGAAAGTGTTGCGCACACTGCGCTCGCGTGTGGGTCGGGTGATGCGTGACGTCGAGCGGCAGATTGATGCGGTCTCCGAGGGCAGTCGCGGGGTCCTGCAGGAACTGATTGATCGCACAAAGCGGATCCTGTCGCAAAAGACAAAGGACAAAACCAAGCTTTACGCTCTGCATGCGCCGGAGGTAGAGTGCCTGGCCAAGGGCAAGGCGCGCACGCCCTACGAGTTCGGCGTGAAGGTGTCGATTACGACGACGCACAGGGAGGGCCTGGTCGTTGGCATGCGCTCGATGCCAGGCAATCCATACGACGGCCACACACTTGCAGAAGCGCTCGAACAGGCGGCGATCCTGAGCGACGTCACGCCAGAAATCGCCGTCGTGGATCGTGGATACAAGGGCGTAGACATCGAAGGTGTGAAGATCTACCACCCGGGGTTGAGGCGAGGCATCACGCGGGGATTACGAGCGATGATCAGACGGCGCAGCGCGATTGAGCCAGCGATCGGCCACATGAAGACAGATGGCAAACTCGATCGGAACTGGCTGAAGGGAGTGCTCGGTGACGCGATGCACGCGGTGTTATGCGGCGCCGGTCACAACCTACGAATGATCCTCAGGAAGCTGAAGGTTTTTTACGCCCTCATTCTTGCTGCTTCGCTTACCACTCTCGTCCGAATCATGCCCGGCGCATGA
- a CDS encoding YeeE/YedE family protein, which yields MLILNALLAGLLFATGLIVSGMANPAKVLGFLDIAGNWDPSLAFVMAGAIAVGSVGFAIARRLKQSLFNAPMSLPTATRIDRRLLAGSAMFGAGWGLAGFCPGPALVSAGSGDFKAMLFVIAMLVGMKIFALAEQRAAQTN from the coding sequence ATGCTCATTCTCAACGCGCTGCTGGCCGGTCTGCTATTCGCCACGGGACTGATCGTTTCCGGCATGGCCAACCCGGCGAAGGTGCTGGGTTTTCTCGATATCGCCGGCAACTGGGACCCGTCACTGGCGTTCGTCATGGCCGGCGCGATCGCAGTCGGCAGTGTCGGCTTCGCGATTGCACGCAGGCTCAAGCAGAGCCTGTTCAACGCGCCCATGTCGCTGCCGACCGCGACGCGCATCGACCGCCGCCTGCTTGCTGGCAGCGCAATGTTCGGTGCCGGCTGGGGGCTGGCCGGATTCTGCCCGGGACCCGCCCTCGTGAGCGCCGGCAGCGGCGATTTTAAAGCGATGCTGTTCGTCATCGCCATGCTTGTTGGCATGAAGATTTTCGCTCTGGCCGAGCAACGCGCTGCCCAAACCAACTGA
- a CDS encoding metalloregulator ArsR/SmtB family transcription factor translates to MSTPLSPAALDALRQSATQCCTLLKAMAQEDRLLLLCQLIEGEHNVGELEAAVGLHQPSLSQHLGVLREEGLVSARREGKYMYYSLASVEVLSIMKTLSNLYCGKVKGRLK, encoded by the coding sequence ATGAGCACACCGTTGTCTCCCGCCGCGCTCGACGCGCTGCGGCAATCCGCGACGCAATGCTGCACTCTTCTCAAAGCCATGGCGCAGGAGGACCGTCTGCTGCTGTTGTGCCAGTTGATCGAAGGCGAACATAACGTTGGAGAACTGGAAGCGGCGGTCGGTCTTCATCAACCGAGCCTTTCGCAACATCTTGGCGTGCTGCGCGAAGAAGGCCTCGTCAGTGCGCGGCGCGAGGGAAAGTACATGTACTACAGTCTCGCCAGCGTCGAAGTCTTAAGCATCATGAAGACTTTGTCGAACCTCTATTGCGGCAAAGTCAAAGGACGCTTGAAATGA